In Rhodothermales bacterium, the genomic window ACGACGTGACCTTGGCGGTGTGATCTTCATCGACCTCCGGGACCGTCACGGTCTGACCCAGATCGTATTCAGCCCGCAGGACAACGAGGAAGCACTGGCCGTGGCAGAAGCGCTGCGTTCCGAATGGGTGATCTCCGCCCGGGGCACGGTGCGAGCCCGCTCCGAGGAGACGGTCAACCCCAAGCTGGAGACGGGCGAGATCGAGGTGCGCGTGGATGACCTGATCATCCTCAATCGCTCGGATGCGGTGCCATTCCCGGTGTCGAGCCACGAGGAGAAGGCGCAGCAGACCAACGAGGACCTGCGCCTGAAATACCGCTATCTGGACCTGCGGCGTCCGCAGCTACGCGAGAACATCGTGCTGCGCAGCCAGCTGTATCAGTCGGCAAGGCGCTTCTTCCACGAGGAGAACTTCGTGGAGGTAGAGACGCCGGTGCTGATGAAGTCCACTCCCGAGGGTGCTCGCGATTTCCTCGTGCCCAGCCGTGTGCACCCGGGCAAGTTTTTCGCGCTGCCGCAGAGTCCGCAGACCTACAAGCAGATCCTCATGGTGGCCGGTCTCGACCGGTACTTCCAGATCACCAAGTGCTTCCGCGACGAGGACCTGCGTGCTGATCGCCAGCCGGAGTTCACGCAGATCGACGTCGAGATGACCTTCCCCACGGAGGAGCTCATCTACGAAACGTTCGACCGGCTTCTGGCAGTGATCTGGAAGGATCTGAAGGGCTACGAGCTTCCCCTCCCCATCCAGCGCCTGACGTACGCAGACGCGATCCGTCGATTCGGCTCTGACAAACCGGACCTGCGCTTTGGACTCGAAATCCAGGACGCCACCGAGGCGTTCCGGGGATCCGGATTCCGCGTCTTCGACAACGTGATCGACGCCGGCGGCAACATCCTGGCCATCGTGGTGCCCGGCGAGGGCGACCGCGGCCGTGGTGCCATGGACCGTCTGGACAAGGACGTGGTGCGCAAGCAGATCGGCGCGGGTGGCCTGGTTTACTTCAAGCTCCCCTCAGACGGCGGCCCGACGCACTCCAGCGTCAAGGCAGAGGTCCTGCCGGCCGAGGCCGTGAACAAGGCGATCGATGCGGTCGGCGCCAAGGCCGGAGACCTGGTATTGGTTCTGGCCGGGCCGGCCCCGAAGGTGCACATGCAAATGGGGGACCTTCGGCTCCATATGGGCCGCGATCTCGGCCTGGTCGAGGACGGCCCGGACGGCCCGTGGGAGTTCTGCTGGATCACCGACTTCCCGCTGCTGGAGTGGGACGAGGGATCGCAGCGGTTCTACGCCATGCACCACCCGTTCACGTCTCCGAAGCCGGAGGACATGGACAAGCTGGCAACCGACCCGGGCTCGGTGCGCGCCCGGGCGTATGACCTGACCCTGAACGGCAACGAGATCGGCGGCGGGTCCATCCGAATCCACGACCCAGAGACGCAGCGGCAGATGTTCGCAGCCCTCGGGATCGATGAGGAGGAGGCGCAGCAGCGCTTCGGCTTCCTCCTGGACGCGTTTCGCTTTGGGGCGCCGCCGCACGGGGGAATTGCTTTTGGTCTGGACCGCATCGTGATGCTGCTGGCCGGTGCGAAGTCCCTGCGCGATGTGATCGCCTTCCCGAAGACGCAGAGCGCGCAGGAGCCGATGGTCGTGTCGCCGGATCTGGTGGACGACCACCAGTTGAAGGACCTGCACATTGCGGTGACGGCGCCGAAGGAAGACTGAGGCGATTGCGAGCCCGCGCGCAGCGCTGAGGAGTTGGCCGCGGCGCCGCGTTACGGACCGCCGCAACTGCCCCAGCGCCGCCCGGGGACGAACTCAGGCGGCCTTCAGGCCCAGGTGCTCGACGAACGGATCGAAGTCTCGGTCGGAGTAGAGAAGTGGAACCCGTGCCTGGATACACCAGGTGGCGATGATCACATCGTTCGTCTTCCGAATCGTGATTCCAACCTGTCGTAGTCGACGATAATGTCTGGCTCCCTGGACTGCATTCTCCGGACCCAGCAGAGGAATCACCGGAAAAAGCCCCAGCAGTCGTCTGGCCTCGGCAAACGCCCGATCGGAATGGAAGCCTTGAAGAACTTCCAGCACCATCAGATCTCCCACGATGACGCCGCCGCCCTCGACGGC contains:
- the aspS gene encoding aspartate--tRNA ligase codes for the protein MSASTLKPDTHGYRTHTCGQLRPDDIGTEVTLKGWVDTRRDLGGVIFIDLRDRHGLTQIVFSPQDNEEALAVAEALRSEWVISARGTVRARSEETVNPKLETGEIEVRVDDLIILNRSDAVPFPVSSHEEKAQQTNEDLRLKYRYLDLRRPQLRENIVLRSQLYQSARRFFHEENFVEVETPVLMKSTPEGARDFLVPSRVHPGKFFALPQSPQTYKQILMVAGLDRYFQITKCFRDEDLRADRQPEFTQIDVEMTFPTEELIYETFDRLLAVIWKDLKGYELPLPIQRLTYADAIRRFGSDKPDLRFGLEIQDATEAFRGSGFRVFDNVIDAGGNILAIVVPGEGDRGRGAMDRLDKDVVRKQIGAGGLVYFKLPSDGGPTHSSVKAEVLPAEAVNKAIDAVGAKAGDLVLVLAGPAPKVHMQMGDLRLHMGRDLGLVEDGPDGPWEFCWITDFPLLEWDEGSQRFYAMHHPFTSPKPEDMDKLATDPGSVRARAYDLTLNGNEIGGGSIRIHDPETQRQMFAALGIDEEEAQQRFGFLLDAFRFGAPPHGGIAFGLDRIVMLLAGAKSLRDVIAFPKTQSAQEPMVVSPDLVDDHQLKDLHIAVTAPKED
- a CDS encoding PIN domain nuclease, whose amino-acid sequence is MILVDSSVLVDHFNGTETAETERMRSAVEGGGVIVGDLMVLEVLQGFHSDRAFAEARRLLGLFPVIPLLGPENAVQGARHYRRLRQVGITIRKTNDVIIATWCIQARVPLLYSDRDFDPFVEHLGLKAA